From a single Methanobrevibacter olleyae genomic region:
- a CDS encoding DUF4422 domain-containing protein gives MLNKIQLYVISHSEEAIREIRNDEIYTPLFVGRNGKENFGFSSDDSFEGNISFKNKDYCELTGLYWMSKASSADIIGLCHYRRYFKGKNAKLIEKEEIIDYLFNYDIIVPKKTDLIKGSYWETYRGHHLYKALEITRDVFKELAPDYLETFEDILNQSSFSNYNMFISRKELINHYCDWVFPILEEVENRIDVDEYPRVFGLISEAIFNVWIEYNHLKIKEVPIYYLGKGLKFRMALSDNKVLRKGYQFLYFNFFKKSIGKRIEKKIHDLFY, from the coding sequence ATGTTAAACAAAATCCAATTATATGTTATTTCGCATAGTGAAGAAGCTATTCGTGAAATCAGAAATGATGAGATTTATACTCCTTTATTTGTTGGTAGAAATGGTAAGGAGAATTTTGGATTTTCTAGTGATGATAGCTTTGAAGGTAATATATCATTTAAAAACAAAGATTATTGTGAGCTCACTGGCCTATATTGGATGTCTAAGGCATCTTCTGCAGATATAATTGGATTATGTCATTATCGCAGATATTTTAAAGGAAAAAATGCTAAACTTATTGAAAAAGAAGAAATAATTGATTATTTGTTTAATTATGATATTATAGTTCCTAAAAAAACAGATTTAATTAAAGGATCTTATTGGGAAACTTATCGAGGACATCATTTATATAAAGCCTTAGAAATCACTAGAGATGTTTTTAAAGAACTGGCTCCTGATTATTTAGAAACTTTTGAAGATATCTTAAATCAATCTAGTTTTTCTAATTATAATATGTTTATATCAAGAAAAGAGCTTATTAATCATTATTGTGATTGGGTATTTCCAATACTTGAAGAAGTTGAAAATAGAATAGATGTAGATGAATATCCTCGTGTATTTGGACTTATTTCAGAAGCTATTTTTAACGTTTGGATAGAATATAATCATTTAAAAATAAAAGAAGTTCCTATTTATTATTTAGGAAAGGGATTAAAATTCAGAATGGCTTTATCTGACAATAAGGTTTTAAGAAAGGGGTATCAATTTTTATACTTTAATTTCTTTAAAAAATCAATTGGTAAAAGAATTGAAAAGAAAATACATGATTTATTTTATTAG